One Sus scrofa isolate TJ Tabasco breed Duroc chromosome 1, Sscrofa11.1, whole genome shotgun sequence DNA segment encodes these proteins:
- the LOC100521885 gene encoding olfactory receptor 1J4-like, producing the protein MRRENQSSMSEFLLLGLPTQPEKQGILFALFLGMYLTTVLGNLLIILLIRLDPRLHTPMYFFLSHLALSDISFSSVTIPKMLKNMQTQDQSIPYAGCITQTYFFMFFGCIDNLLLAVMAYDRYVAICHPLHYAIIMREELCLCLLAGSWLFSCAAALTHTLLLAQLSFCADNIIPHFFCDLAALVKLSCSDTSLNELLIFTLGPAVVIFPLSGILVSYGHIGLSILKVPSMKGICKALSTCGSHLSVVSLFYGTMMAVYFSSSSGQSHDKDIIASVMYTVVTPC; encoded by the coding sequence atgaggagggagaaccagagcagCATGTCTGAATTCCTCCTTCTGGGGCTCCCCACTCAGCCAGAGAAGCAGGGCATCTTatttgccctgttcctgggcatgtacctgactacagtgctggggaacctgctcatcatcctgctcatcaggctggaccctcgcctccacacccccatgtacttcttcctcagtcaCCTGGCCCTCTCTGACatctccttttcatctgtcacCATCCCTAAGATGCTGAAGAACATGCAGACTCAAGATCAATCCATTCCTTATGCAGGGTGTATAACACAAAcatatttcttcatgttttttggTTGCATTGATAACCTTCTTCttgcagtgatggcctatgacaggtatgtggccatATGTCACCCTCTCCATTATGCCATCATCATGAGAgaggagctgtgtctgtgtctgttggCTGGATCCTGGCTCTTCTCCTGTGCCGCTGCACTgacccacaccctcctcctggctcaactgtccttctgtgctgacaacatcatcccccacttcttctgtgaccttgctgCCCTAGTCAAACTCTCCTGCTCAGACACATCCCTCAATGAGCTGCTCATATTCACTCTAGGGCCTGCTGttgtcatttttccattgagtggcATCCTGGTCTCTTACGGCCATATTGGGCTCTCCATCCTGAAGGTACCCTCTATGAAAGggatctgcaaagccttgtccacctgtggctcccacctctctgtggtgtcTCTATTCTATGGAACAATGATGGCAGTGTACTTTTCCTCCTCATCAGGCCAGTCCCATGATAAGGACATCATAGCTtctgtgatgtacacagtggtcaccccatgctga